Part of the Listeria innocua genome is shown below.
GCAAAAGTAATCAATAATGACATTTCTGATGATGTAATCCAACTTTTTATCGATGCAATTAATGGATTAGGTTTGACAGTCCCCGAAGAAGAACTAGAGAAGAAACAAGCGGAGATTATTCATTTGTTTTTGTATGGGTTGATTGGGAAAGCTTAATTTTAATACAATAAAACGCCTGCAATCCTTATTTATAAAAAGGATTACAGGCGTTTTTTAGTGCTACTTATAGTTGTTTTATTTCTTCTTCTCAACCAATCTAAAATGTTGCCACGGTAGAATGGTATCTAGTAAATAACGCTCTTCTGGAACAATTCGAGCAACGATATTGGTGTTGCCGGAGTTTTCCATTTCTTGAAGAGCTACTTGCATTTCGCCTTTGTAGCGTTCGTAGCCGTCGTTGTCGATTGTTACATCGCCTTTTGCAATGGTATTTGTGTCATGTGCTGGGAAATCGTATTGTTTGAAATTAACACGCGTCATTGTCGAGCGTAAAACGTACTCGGAAGCATCGCCACGGTTGAAATGTTTTTGTGTTAAGACAATTTCTTTTTCGACATCTGTTGCACCATCTAAAAATTCAACAGCGAGTTGTAATTCATTGCGGTTTAATTCGCTTAAAGCGCGTAATTCGTCTTCTGAAGCAAACATATTACCTACAATGACATCATCAATCAGGCCAGTGTTCCAAAGATCTTTTGCTTGAACAGTAATGTCCACGCCGCGATGTTCTTCCATTGTTGGAAGTCCGCCGTCCACAACAAACCATGGGCCAAATTCGCCGCTGTTAGAAGAAACGAATGCTGCTGTACGCAAGTTTAAGTCTTTGAATTGTTTACTTGTACGTAAGAAATGTTCTCTGGAAAGACCAGTATATTTTCTTGGGTAGAAGTTGTGACACCCAATGATATTTCCTACGTTTGCTTGGTAAGATAAGATATTTTCAACGTAACGAGTACCATTACTAATGTTTAATTCAATTTTCAAGTCAGTATCATCAAACGACATTGCGGCTTCTTCTGAACCGGAGAATCCTAAATCAAGACGAAGGCCAGCTAGTCCAAGCTCTTTGAAACGATCTAATTCTTTGTAAGTGATATTTAACGATTCAAATACAGTCGGATCAACATCAGCAATAACATCAAATCCTAGTTCTTTAGCGCGTTTGCAAATTGTTTCTAATTTAGCAAACTCCGCTTCGTCATTAGCAGAAATTAAACACGTGAAAATACGGCTAAAACCATATTTTGCAGCTGTTTCAATATATTCTAATGATTCTTCAAGCGCTACGTGTTGCGGAAATACGGATATTCCTAATTTTCTCATTTAAATCATCCCTTCAAAAGCTTATTTAGAACGGTATAAATCAACAATTTCTTTTGCTAAATCTTTAAAAGTAATAGCATTCATTAAGTGGTCTTGTGCGTGTACTAACAGTAAAGAAACTTCTGCTTTTTCGCCGCGCGCTTCTCCTTGAATTAATGAAGTTTGTGAATGATGCGCTTCAAGTAGTGCCGCTTCTGCATTTTTGATTTGCTCATCTGCAACGTCAAAATCCCCTTTTTTTGCCGCTTCGATAGCTAACATTGCGTCACTCTTGGCGTTACCCCCGTGTACGATTAATTGCATAATTGTTTGTTCTAATTCCATTGTTTACACATCCTTTTCATTTATCAAAACTGTGTCTTTT
Proteins encoded:
- a CDS encoding DUF871 domain-containing protein, which encodes MRKLGISVFPQHVALEESLEYIETAAKYGFSRIFTCLISANDEAEFAKLETICKRAKELGFDVIADVDPTVFESLNITYKELDRFKELGLAGLRLDLGFSGSEEAAMSFDDTDLKIELNISNGTRYVENILSYQANVGNIIGCHNFYPRKYTGLSREHFLRTSKQFKDLNLRTAAFVSSNSGEFGPWFVVDGGLPTMEEHRGVDITVQAKDLWNTGLIDDVIVGNMFASEDELRALSELNRNELQLAVEFLDGATDVEKEIVLTQKHFNRGDASEYVLRSTMTRVNFKQYDFPAHDTNTIAKGDVTIDNDGYERYKGEMQVALQEMENSGNTNIVARIVPEERYLLDTILPWQHFRLVEKKK
- a CDS encoding PTS lactose/cellobiose transporter subunit IIA; its protein translation is MELEQTIMQLIVHGGNAKSDAMLAIEAAKKGDFDVADEQIKNAEAALLEAHHSQTSLIQGEARGEKAEVSLLLVHAQDHLMNAITFKDLAKEIVDLYRSK